A section of the Candidatus Latescibacterota bacterium genome encodes:
- a CDS encoding ABC transporter permease: MLNNYFKVAVRNILKYKIFSFINIAGLAIGIACSLLIFLFARYELSYDRFHEKGDRIYRLSSRALIGGTSINQTSSSAETFRAYTSEFPEIESGVKFSRFGGVTIKSDGRTLIEPLCMAVDSTYFNIFTQPMIHGDARSALTEPNTVVLTASAAQKYFGRTDVRGELITVGLARNYGDISFTVTGVCEDLPENSHFHPTMLLSMASFQAAVDRTGWSWNNFVTYFLLAEGTQAPVLQKKIADYLEKRNIERFGLESYKEWRAGGDYWEYYLQPLQGIHLDSDINGEFEANGNRNYVYMFMVISVVILVIACFNFMNLSTARSSLRAREVSIRKVVGSSRWGLIRQFLGESVFLSLLACVIAIGLVYLLLPGYRNIVGREIGFDLLSSPLIIPGLAGFGILLGMLSGIYPAFVLSSIDPVRAMKGRMGTDSRVLW, from the coding sequence ATGCTTAATAACTATTTCAAAGTCGCAGTCAGAAATATCCTGAAATACAAGATCTTTTCATTCATCAATATCGCTGGCCTTGCTATAGGAATAGCCTGCAGTCTGCTGATCTTTCTCTTTGCCCGATATGAACTCAGCTATGACCGGTTCCACGAAAAGGGTGATCGCATCTACAGGCTTTCTTCGAGAGCATTGATAGGCGGGACCAGTATCAATCAGACCTCATCGTCTGCAGAGACCTTCAGGGCATACACCAGCGAGTTTCCCGAGATCGAAAGCGGTGTCAAGTTCAGCAGGTTTGGAGGGGTCACGATAAAGTCAGACGGCAGGACCCTCATCGAACCTTTGTGTATGGCAGTCGATTCGACTTACTTCAATATCTTCACCCAACCAATGATCCATGGCGATGCCCGATCCGCGCTTACCGAGCCAAATACTGTGGTGCTCACTGCCAGCGCGGCGCAAAAATATTTCGGCAGGACTGATGTAAGGGGAGAACTCATAACAGTCGGGCTGGCCAGAAATTATGGAGACATCTCATTCACTGTCACAGGGGTCTGTGAGGATCTTCCGGAAAATTCCCATTTTCATCCTACCATGCTTCTGTCGATGGCCAGTTTCCAGGCGGCCGTGGACAGGACAGGCTGGTCATGGAACAATTTCGTTACATATTTTCTCCTGGCCGAGGGAACCCAGGCGCCTGTTCTGCAAAAGAAGATCGCCGATTATCTGGAAAAAAGAAATATTGAGCGGTTCGGGTTGGAAAGTTACAAGGAATGGCGAGCGGGTGGGGATTATTGGGAATATTATCTCCAGCCTCTCCAAGGCATACATCTCGACTCCGACATAAATGGTGAGTTCGAAGCCAACGGTAACAGGAATTACGTCTATATGTTCATGGTTATAAGTGTCGTGATCCTTGTGATCGCCTGTTTCAATTTTATGAATCTTTCGACTGCCAGATCATCCCTCAGGGCTCGGGAAGTCAGTATAAGGAAGGTCGTGGGATCCAGCAGATGGGGGCTCATCAGGCAGTTTCTCGGTGAGTCTGTATTCCTGAGTTTGCTGGCCTGTGTCATAGCTATTGGCCTCGTATACCTTCTGTTGCCGGGGTACCGCAATATTGTCGGCAGGGAGATCGGATTCGATTTGCTGTCATCTCCACTCATAATTCCGGGACTGGCCGGATTCGGTATTCTGCTGGGGATGCTTTCCGGGATCTACCCCGCTTTTGTCCTGTCCTCGATCGACCCGGTCAGGGCGATGAAGGGCAGGATGGGGACGGACAGCCGCGTGCTATGGAT
- a CDS encoding S8 family serine peptidase: protein MRFTSVIIAFIMLVVPAMAASNSTSTEILVIFNKGVIPDNHSRAFLTLADLSLHNPMLSLTLDNHGVTQLRKACPSYNPENRMRTNRTGETFILTDVSDWYLLKVNDKSTAQNLIQELLLQDDILSANLHYKFQTLEPLQEVIETTKETLPASPSYDFPDDEYFYRQNNLRNGPAGINVYPVWQFFTGESYPVEVGVIDSYIPRGVYATGNTDLEGRVIGAPIGVDYRTQHGISVAGIIGAKGDNTDFIAGINWGAIINSQSSVDNDENNRVDDAYCLLAQRDVYAVNISMGNFIDEDDCSWWIFSWCWSPEEGRLLADLYNNNTLVVASAGNRGTDMPHFPSGYEHVLCVGATDVFGGPVDETTTDPIDPSWESAYGNTLDLMAPGIWTPTLEYPDGYTRYFGGTSAAAPHVTGAASLLFSYDPNLYNDDVKNLLILSASDLLAPGWDQHTGHGLIDVHEAFKLLLPPYSYDHLNSSGGGTITDLGQSQRMFFKTGLWGVKIGHQYKVTKTIQYNDLYVTTPNVWGRGVASKGYSASNENYCIGYCGVSNVTSTGFDVTTYVYRVYNLAGQDCGWHPCPPSEVEWHYTVLGIKDINPPSVTVVNPNGGEYYRTPEEMVIEWDVEDEYLAGVGCGISYNKFGGFGLWTYIAGNLSVDENGHGEYIYTIPSGLPRIENDWRIRVFAQDSNQQQGLDISDASFTVEVLAKPDDEPTPNQGGRRVPDNHFLTSPMPNPFNPTTIFEFGLKEPEIVSLKIYDVSGKVIKTIHNNEWLREGVYPTSWDGSNSNGVKVSSGIYFLKYIAGSSFSVTKKMILLQ, encoded by the coding sequence ATGAGATTTACTAGTGTTATCATAGCTTTTATTATGCTTGTCGTGCCAGCTATGGCGGCTTCCAATTCCACCAGCACTGAAATTCTAGTTATCTTTAACAAGGGTGTTATACCTGATAATCATTCGAGGGCATTTCTGACACTAGCCGACCTTTCTCTTCACAATCCTATGTTGTCGCTAACATTGGATAATCATGGAGTTACTCAGCTCAGGAAAGCTTGCCCAAGTTATAATCCGGAAAACCGAATGCGCACGAATCGTACAGGGGAAACATTTATTCTAACTGATGTATCTGATTGGTATCTATTGAAAGTAAATGATAAAAGTACTGCACAAAACCTAATCCAAGAATTGCTTCTTCAGGATGATATATTGTCTGCTAACCTTCATTATAAGTTCCAGACATTAGAACCGTTGCAAGAGGTTATTGAAACTACAAAAGAAACGCTCCCAGCTTCCCCTTCTTATGACTTTCCAGATGATGAATATTTCTATCGTCAGAACAACCTTAGAAATGGTCCTGCAGGTATCAATGTTTATCCTGTTTGGCAATTTTTTACGGGCGAATCATATCCTGTAGAAGTTGGTGTCATTGATTCCTATATTCCTCGGGGTGTTTACGCTACAGGCAATACGGACCTAGAAGGTAGAGTGATTGGTGCACCAATCGGAGTTGATTACAGAACCCAGCATGGGATATCAGTTGCTGGAATTATTGGAGCTAAAGGGGATAACACCGATTTTATAGCTGGGATAAACTGGGGAGCTATAATAAACAGCCAATCATCTGTGGATAATGATGAGAATAATCGTGTAGATGATGCGTATTGTCTACTAGCACAACGAGATGTATATGCTGTTAACATAAGTATGGGCAATTTTATTGATGAAGATGATTGTAGTTGGTGGATCTTTTCCTGGTGTTGGAGCCCCGAGGAAGGAAGGTTGCTTGCTGACCTCTATAATAACAATACATTGGTAGTTGCTAGTGCTGGGAATAGAGGAACTGACATGCCTCATTTTCCATCTGGTTACGAACATGTATTGTGTGTCGGAGCTACAGATGTTTTCGGAGGTCCTGTAGATGAAACTACTACTGACCCGATCGATCCAAGTTGGGAATCAGCATATGGAAACACTTTAGACTTAATGGCTCCAGGAATATGGACACCAACCTTGGAATATCCTGATGGTTACACTCGATATTTTGGAGGTACTTCTGCAGCAGCACCACACGTTACAGGAGCGGCTAGCTTACTATTTTCTTACGATCCTAATCTCTACAATGACGACGTGAAGAATCTTCTCATTCTGTCAGCAAGTGATTTATTGGCTCCAGGATGGGACCAGCACACTGGGCATGGATTGATTGATGTTCACGAGGCATTCAAATTGCTATTGCCCCCATATTCCTATGACCATTTGAATTCTAGCGGTGGAGGAACGATTACCGATTTGGGACAATCTCAAAGAATGTTTTTTAAAACTGGATTATGGGGTGTTAAGATTGGGCATCAATATAAAGTCACTAAAACTATCCAGTATAATGATCTTTACGTTACTACACCAAACGTATGGGGAAGGGGTGTAGCTTCAAAAGGTTATTCTGCTAGTAATGAGAATTATTGTATTGGTTATTGTGGAGTTTCGAACGTCACTTCGACAGGATTTGATGTTACAACGTATGTCTATCGTGTTTACAATCTTGCCGGGCAAGATTGTGGATGGCATCCTTGTCCGCCATCTGAGGTTGAATGGCATTACACTGTTCTTGGCATAAAAGATATTAATCCTCCTTCAGTCACGGTTGTTAATCCGAATGGTGGAGAATACTACAGAACGCCTGAAGAGATGGTCATAGAATGGGATGTGGAGGATGAGTATTTAGCAGGGGTAGGATGTGGGATAAGTTATAACAAATTTGGAGGTTTCGGGCTTTGGACTTATATAGCTGGTAATTTATCGGTAGATGAAAATGGACATGGAGAATACATATACACGATACCAAGTGGACTCCCTCGAATAGAGAATGATTGGAGAATTCGAGTTTTTGCGCAGGACTCAAACCAACAACAAGGTCTAGACATTTCCGATGCAAGTTTTACTGTCGAAGTTTTGGCAAAACCCGATGATGAACCTACACCAAATCAAGGTGGAAGAAGAGTTCCCGATAACCATTTCTTGACTTCACCTATGCCGAATCCTTTCAATCCTACGACTATCTTTGAATTCGGTTTAAAGGAGCCTGAGATAGTCTCCTTGAAAATATATGATGTGAGTGGGAAGGTTATTAAAACAATCCATAACAACGAGTGGTTGCGCGAGGGCGTTTATCCTACTTCTTGGGATGGGTCAAATAGCAATGGAGTAAAAGTATCTTCTGGCATCTATTTCTTAAAATATATAGCAGGATCATCTTTTTCTGTTACTAAGAAAATGATCTTACTCCAGTAG
- a CDS encoding DUF5050 domain-containing protein encodes MRSISFITKLIFSITFAAIIGCSSPVSVDPITPIYPVIDSYPAWSPSGQYIVYYHAGIQNVHLDGGYTIDTDSLGLWITQPDNNNPVQLLNNIISMINWSRDGKWLVYVSNYNIYKAPFSEEGIDSLDIEQLTHDHININPTWSADDEWIYYDTNRADLGTYLYSIWKMKFDGTENQLVMRYGRQPHISQNGETLLYQMSAGPDGDRYPEIFSMDLNTKISVQLTHRKEYCRYPIMSPDCTKICFLSKGNLFVMNSNGSDQNILTKGGLACWSPQNDQLCFIGTHGFLWLINLDGSDLKQLTNGPIPE; translated from the coding sequence GTGAGGAGTATATCATTTATTACTAAGCTAATTTTCTCAATAACCTTTGCTGCCATTATCGGATGCTCTAGCCCTGTTTCTGTTGACCCGATAACTCCTATTTATCCCGTTATTGATTCCTACCCGGCATGGTCGCCGAGTGGACAATATATAGTTTATTATCACGCAGGAATACAAAACGTGCATTTGGATGGCGGATATACAATTGACACAGATTCACTTGGTCTCTGGATTACGCAACCTGATAACAACAACCCAGTACAATTGTTAAATAATATTATCTCGATGATCAATTGGTCTCGTGATGGGAAATGGCTTGTCTACGTTTCGAATTATAATATTTATAAAGCGCCTTTCTCCGAAGAGGGTATTGATAGCCTAGATATTGAACAATTAACACATGATCATATAAATATTAATCCAACTTGGTCGGCTGATGATGAGTGGATTTACTACGATACTAATCGTGCTGATTTGGGAACGTATTTGTACAGCATCTGGAAGATGAAGTTTGATGGCACCGAAAACCAGCTTGTAATGAGATACGGAAGACAACCTCACATTTCTCAAAACGGTGAAACCCTCCTGTACCAGATGAGTGCCGGGCCTGATGGAGACCGCTATCCAGAAATATTCTCAATGGATCTCAATACAAAGATCTCAGTTCAATTGACTCATCGAAAAGAATACTGTCGATATCCAATAATGTCCCCAGATTGTACGAAAATCTGCTTTTTATCAAAAGGAAATCTATTTGTAATGAATTCCAATGGATCTGATCAAAACATACTAACCAAAGGAGGTCTTGCTTGCTGGAGTCCCCAAAATGATCAGTTATGTTTTATCGGAACTCATGGTTTTCTCTGGCTAATCAATCTAGATGGTTCCGACCTAAAACAACTGACGAATGGCCCCATTCCTGAATAA
- a CDS encoding IS481 family transposase, with the protein MNKEAREVLAARRKYAALGYAETIGNVQEACRDFGVARSTFYRWKKIYDKEGKAGLIRKKPVARSHPRQIPPEFVEKILHLRTKYHLGPQRIAWYLERYHGFKTSCSSVYRTLKRNGIGRLPRNVGRRAIHTRRYAKQVPGHHIQIDVKFLTLKSKDGRKIRRYQYTAIDDATRVRALKIYQRHNQKSSIDFIDYIVEKFPFRIHTVRSDRGHEWQAQFHWHVEDKGIRHVYIKPRSPQLNGKVERSHRSDQEEFYQLLTYTDDVDLNKKLATWEEFYNFNRPHGAHKGKTPYEALRAMLE; encoded by the coding sequence ATGAATAAAGAGGCACGAGAAGTACTGGCAGCTCGTAGAAAATATGCTGCTTTGGGATATGCCGAGACTATTGGAAACGTCCAAGAGGCTTGTCGTGATTTTGGGGTTGCACGATCAACATTCTACAGATGGAAGAAGATCTACGATAAGGAGGGGAAAGCAGGTTTAATCCGCAAGAAACCTGTTGCCAGAAGCCATCCTAGACAGATTCCGCCCGAATTTGTAGAGAAGATTCTGCATCTCAGAACAAAATATCATCTCGGCCCTCAGAGAATTGCCTGGTACCTGGAGCGTTATCATGGATTCAAGACCTCTTGCTCAAGCGTCTATCGTACACTGAAGCGTAATGGGATTGGCCGCCTGCCTCGCAATGTGGGTCGCAGGGCCATTCACACACGGCGTTACGCTAAACAGGTCCCAGGTCATCACATCCAGATAGACGTAAAGTTCCTGACACTTAAGAGCAAGGATGGTAGGAAAATCCGCAGATATCAATATACTGCGATTGATGATGCAACACGGGTTCGTGCATTAAAGATCTACCAAAGACACAACCAAAAGAGTTCAATTGATTTCATTGACTACATTGTCGAGAAGTTCCCTTTCCGCATTCATACGGTACGCTCGGATCGAGGGCATGAATGGCAGGCCCAGTTCCACTGGCATGTCGAAGACAAGGGAATCAGGCATGTTTATATCAAACCAAGGTCACCACAGTTGAACGGAAAAGTCGAGAGATCTCATAGATCTGACCAAGAGGAGTTTTATCAGTTGCTCACCTACACCGATGACGTTGATCTGAACAAAAAGCTGGCCACATGGGAGGAGTTCTACAACTTCAATCGACCGCATGGAGCACATAAAGGGAAAACCCCTTACGAAGCTCTGAGGGCTATGTTAGAATAA
- a CDS encoding tyrosine-type recombinase/integrase: MANLANGGVHILRHTFCSHLAMRGAPARAIQELAGHKNLSTTQRYMHLSPAAVEAAIRLLEMPSPAKFFGDILQTATHAKLNSMN; encoded by the coding sequence ATGGCTAATCTTGCTAATGGTGGAGTCCATATCTTGCGCCACACTTTTTGCTCGCATCTGGCAATGAGAGGAGCCCCGGCAAGAGCTATCCAGGAACTGGCAGGACACAAGAATCTATCAACAACTCAGCGCTATATGCACCTGAGTCCTGCAGCAGTAGAAGCCGCGATCCGACTACTGGAAATGCCCTCTCCGGCAAAATTTTTTGGAGACATTCTGCAGACGGCCACCCATGCAAAACTTAACTCTATGAATTAA